A stretch of Marinitoga litoralis DNA encodes these proteins:
- the acpS gene encoding holo-ACP synthase has protein sequence MIKGIGIDIIEIERINLGIEKKVLSEKELELLNAFSGEKRKKEFIAGRFSVKESLIKAFGTFIPYKEITILNDDKGKPYLDEKTMKYLKEKFGDYIIHISISHERNYATSIVLLEII, from the coding sequence ATGATAAAAGGAATTGGTATAGATATAATAGAAATAGAAAGAATTAATCTTGGGATAGAAAAAAAAGTTTTAAGTGAAAAAGAGTTAGAATTATTAAACGCATTTTCTGGTGAAAAAAGAAAAAAGGAGTTTATTGCTGGAAGATTTTCAGTGAAAGAATCTTTGATAAAGGCTTTTGGTACTTTCATTCCATATAAAGAAATAACTATATTAAATGATGATAAAGGAAAACCTTATTTAGATGAAAAAACAATGAAGTATTTAAAAGAAAAATTTGGAGATTATATAATACATATTTCTATTTCTCATGAAAGAAATTATGCTACATCAATTGTATTATTAGAGATAATATAA
- a CDS encoding cell division FtsA domain-containing protein has protein sequence MFALDIGTRFIVGLISEMNNDSEIIIKDFAIKEHENRAMLDGQIHDVTKVSKGVEKVLLKLKEKNKDIKNVAVALAGRFLITTVGEYEQDISNDKYIDFNLVKSLELEAVKKAVENLDIENNFYCVGYSVLYYELDGEWIKKLEGHKGNIAKVKVIAAFLPKNVVDAMLAVLELNELEPVHITLEPIAAMNLIVPEDLRTLNIAMVDVGAGTSDIAISKDGTIIGYGMVPMAGDEISEAISKELLVDFKIAEKIKRSLNDEGNNIIKYKDILDFEHEIDKEDIIKIIDPIIEEITTKISEKILELNGKPPIAVMVVGGGAKVPGFIDKLALKLNLSRNRITLKDIKNIEYVKFENESLEGSEFITPVGIAYVAHKNEGNVFARVMVNNKPINMMLVGGNISAIQALLQAGFTINDLVGKPAPAISYELNGELKFIPGEKGKEAQIKINGKMASLNSPIKPGDIIEVGKPKNGEVKKLYLKDIILPYKIYIDKKEVEIYPKIIKNGIEVSIEDELNDGDKIELKNPTVNTLNLNSSQVRFSINNNSYEIPSGHILLRDDQILNDNDEIFDGDKLYSKSINLPKISEFVDIKPEKHINITLNGNKIELPVEEIVVKDKNNNKIDINNKVYDGMQISIEKHEKDIKLLDLFLHIDFDISNFTKYKIFINGKEIFSFNEKIQNGDEIRMIFE, from the coding sequence GTGTTTGCACTAGATATTGGGACTAGATTTATTGTTGGTTTAATTTCTGAAATGAATAATGATTCTGAAATTATTATTAAAGATTTTGCTATAAAAGAGCATGAGAATAGAGCAATGCTTGATGGACAAATACATGATGTTACTAAGGTTTCTAAAGGTGTTGAAAAAGTATTATTAAAATTAAAAGAAAAAAATAAAGATATAAAAAATGTTGCAGTTGCTTTAGCTGGAAGATTTTTAATAACAACTGTGGGTGAATATGAACAGGATATTAGTAATGATAAATATATAGATTTTAATTTAGTTAAATCTTTGGAATTAGAAGCAGTAAAAAAAGCTGTTGAAAATCTAGATATAGAAAATAATTTTTATTGTGTAGGATATTCAGTATTATATTATGAATTAGATGGAGAATGGATAAAAAAACTAGAAGGTCATAAAGGGAATATTGCTAAAGTTAAAGTTATTGCAGCCTTTTTACCAAAAAATGTTGTAGATGCTATGCTTGCAGTTTTAGAACTAAATGAATTAGAACCTGTTCATATTACATTAGAACCTATTGCTGCAATGAATTTAATAGTTCCTGAAGATTTAAGAACATTGAATATTGCAATGGTTGATGTTGGAGCGGGTACAAGTGATATTGCAATTTCAAAAGATGGAACAATAATAGGTTATGGTATGGTCCCTATGGCTGGTGATGAAATTTCAGAAGCCATTTCAAAAGAGTTACTTGTAGATTTTAAAATAGCTGAAAAAATAAAAAGGTCTTTAAATGATGAAGGAAATAATATTATTAAATATAAGGATATATTAGATTTTGAACATGAAATTGATAAAGAAGATATAATTAAAATTATTGATCCAATTATAGAAGAAATAACAACAAAAATCTCTGAAAAAATATTAGAATTAAATGGTAAACCACCTATAGCTGTAATGGTGGTTGGTGGCGGTGCAAAGGTTCCAGGGTTTATTGATAAATTAGCTTTGAAATTGAATTTATCTAGAAATAGAATAACATTAAAAGATATAAAAAATATAGAATATGTGAAATTTGAAAATGAATCATTAGAAGGAAGTGAGTTCATTACACCTGTAGGAATTGCATATGTTGCTCATAAAAATGAAGGAAATGTGTTTGCAAGAGTTATGGTAAATAATAAACCTATTAATATGATGTTAGTAGGAGGAAATATATCTGCTATACAAGCATTATTACAAGCTGGATTTACTATAAATGATTTAGTTGGAAAACCTGCACCAGCAATATCATATGAATTAAATGGTGAATTAAAATTTATTCCAGGTGAAAAAGGAAAAGAAGCACAAATAAAAATTAACGGTAAAATGGCATCATTAAATTCTCCAATAAAACCTGGAGATATAATAGAAGTTGGAAAGCCTAAAAACGGAGAAGTTAAAAAGCTTTATTTGAAAGATATTATTTTACCATATAAAATATATATTGATAAAAAAGAAGTTGAGATATACCCTAAAATTATTAAAAATGGAATAGAAGTTTCTATTGAAGATGAATTAAATGACGGAGATAAAATCGAATTGAAAAATCCAACAGTAAACACATTAAATTTAAATTCATCCCAAGTGAGATTTTCAATTAATAATAATTCATATGAAATACCAAGTGGGCATATACTTTTAAGAGATGACCAAATATTAAATGATAATGATGAAATATTTGATGGAGATAAACTATATTCAAAAAGTATTAATTTACCTAAAATAAGCGAATTTGTTGATATTAAACCAGAAAAACACATAAATATTACTCTTAATGGAAATAAAATAGAGCTTCCAGTAGAAGAAATTGTTGTTAAGGATAAAAATAATAATAAAATTGATATAAATAACAAAGTATATGATGGTATGCAAATAAGTATTGAAAAACATGAAAAAGATATAAAACTATTAGACTTATTTCTACACATTGATTTTGATATATCAAATTTTACTAAATATAAGATTTTTATAAATGGAAAAGAAATATTTAGTTTTAATGAGAAAATTCAAAATGGCGATGAAATAAGGATGATATTTGAATGA
- the ligA gene encoding NAD-dependent DNA ligase LigA translates to MIPENIKKEYNELKKLIEKYNYHYYVLNNPLISDTDYDKLFNKLVNLEKKYPELRTPDSPSYRVGGKVLDEFRTVQHTTPMLSLDNTYNEEEIIEFTNRVSKLLNIDNVEYTCELKIDGISISLRYEKGLLVQAITRGDGLFGDDVTENVKTIRSIPLRLKDEIDIEVRGEIFMPKKEFLKINELREEEGLPVFANPRNSTAGTIKLLDTSVVSKRHLDSFIYYILSPENYNLNTQYEALEFLKNLGFKINPHTKKVSSVEEIIDYWKYWIENKSKLEYDVDGMVVKVNSFEYQGLLGNTARSPRWAIAFKFPAEQAITKVKEIIFQVGSTGIITPVAIFEPVFLEGSTVQRASLHNFEYIKERDIRINDYVKIEKAGGIIPQVVNVIVEKRNGDEIPVKEPEKCPVCGGEVGKLNPSEVAIRCLNPLCKAKLKRNLEVWVSRDAMNIQGLGPKLIDRIVEAKLIEKVSDLYSLDHFKLATLGHGVGPKMISKILQQIEDSKKRGLDKVLYGLGIPNVGKKIAKDLAKKFKSINNLMNAEYDDLISIEGIGNDIAQQIYDFFKNDRVREIIEDLKKSGVKLENEDMTSEGIFNGMSICATGELERMPRSKLKELIEKNGGVFKDTVTKKLDLLVVGKNAGSKLEKAKKFGIPIMTEEEFFNKYKL, encoded by the coding sequence ATGATACCAGAAAACATAAAAAAAGAATATAATGAATTAAAAAAATTAATTGAAAAATATAATTACCACTATTATGTTTTAAATAATCCACTAATTTCCGATACCGATTATGATAAATTATTTAATAAGCTTGTTAATTTAGAAAAAAAATATCCTGAGTTAAGGACTCCAGACTCACCTAGTTATAGGGTTGGAGGAAAAGTTTTAGATGAGTTTAGAACAGTTCAACATACAACACCTATGTTGAGTTTGGATAATACATATAACGAAGAAGAAATAATTGAATTTACAAATAGAGTATCTAAATTATTAAATATAGATAATGTGGAATATACATGCGAATTAAAAATTGATGGTATTTCAATATCTTTAAGATATGAAAAAGGATTATTAGTTCAAGCAATTACTAGAGGTGACGGTTTATTTGGAGATGATGTTACTGAAAATGTAAAAACCATTAGAAGTATTCCTTTAAGATTAAAGGATGAAATAGATATTGAAGTTCGTGGTGAAATTTTCATGCCTAAGAAAGAATTTTTGAAAATAAATGAATTAAGAGAAGAAGAAGGGCTTCCAGTTTTTGCAAATCCTAGAAATTCAACTGCAGGAACAATAAAGTTATTAGATACATCAGTAGTTTCAAAAAGACATTTAGATTCTTTTATATATTATATATTATCTCCAGAAAATTATAACTTAAATACTCAATATGAAGCATTGGAATTTTTAAAAAATTTAGGGTTTAAAATTAATCCTCACACAAAAAAAGTTTCGTCTGTAGAAGAAATAATTGATTATTGGAAATATTGGATTGAAAATAAAAGCAAATTAGAATATGATGTTGATGGAATGGTTGTTAAGGTAAATTCCTTTGAATACCAAGGATTATTAGGAAATACAGCTAGAAGTCCGAGATGGGCTATAGCATTTAAATTTCCAGCAGAACAAGCTATCACTAAAGTAAAAGAAATTATTTTTCAAGTTGGGAGTACAGGTATTATAACACCAGTAGCAATTTTTGAACCTGTATTTTTAGAAGGCTCTACAGTTCAAAGAGCAAGTTTACATAATTTTGAATATATTAAAGAAAGAGATATTAGGATTAATGATTATGTTAAAATAGAAAAAGCAGGGGGTATAATACCTCAAGTTGTTAATGTTATTGTAGAAAAAAGAAATGGTGATGAAATTCCAGTTAAAGAACCAGAAAAATGTCCTGTATGTGGAGGGGAAGTTGGGAAATTAAATCCATCTGAAGTAGCTATAAGGTGTTTAAATCCATTATGTAAAGCAAAACTAAAAAGAAATTTAGAAGTATGGGTTTCTAGGGATGCAATGAATATTCAAGGTTTAGGACCGAAATTAATTGATAGGATTGTTGAAGCAAAATTAATAGAAAAAGTATCCGATTTATATAGTTTAGATCATTTTAAATTAGCAACTTTAGGTCATGGTGTTGGACCTAAAATGATTAGCAAAATCCTTCAACAGATTGAAGATTCAAAGAAAAGAGGTCTTGATAAGGTATTATATGGTTTAGGAATACCAAATGTTGGGAAAAAAATAGCGAAAGACCTTGCTAAAAAATTTAAATCCATTAATAATTTAATGAATGCTGAATATGATGATTTAATTTCTATTGAAGGAATTGGTAATGATATAGCTCAACAAATATATGACTTTTTTAAAAATGATAGAGTTAGGGAAATTATAGAAGATTTAAAAAAATCTGGTGTAAAATTAGAAAATGAGGATATGACTTCTGAAGGTATATTTAATGGAATGTCTATATGTGCTACTGGAGAATTAGAAAGAATGCCTAGGAGCAAATTAAAGGAATTAATTGAAAAAAATGGAGGAGTTTTCAAAGATACCGTTACAAAAAAATTAGATCTATTAGTTGTTGGGAAAAATGCAGGTAGCAAACTTGAAAAAGCTAAAAAATTCGGCATACCGATAATGACTGAAGAAGAATTTTTTAATAAATATAAACTCTAA